From the Bradyrhizobium ontarionense genome, the window AGCTCCCCTGCGCGACGGCATGAAAGGTCCCGGCGGTGCCGCCCGCAGCCAGCCGCCCGAACACGGCGCCCGCGATGCCCAAATGTTTCTCGACGAGGAAATGCTGCAGATCATGCGGCATCCAGGGATCGAAGCCCGGCGCGGGATCCATCTCGAGGATGCGCCCGTCGCGCAGGGACGCGCGCACCGCGTAGCGGCGGTTGCCAGCGCGGAGGAAGGACACGATCATGGAGGTGTGAGCCTGACGGGCCATGGCGGGGCTTCGCGCTCGATTGAGCCGGATGATCCATACCAGCTTACGGTCTTTGGAGGCGCGCCACAAATCGCGCGTTGCAAGCTGCCGCGGTGTTTCCCAGATGACGATCTGGAACCCGGTTCGGGATCAGGCATTCTCGTTGCAGGCCATCGCAGAGCTTTGCGCGGCCAGCGATCGCAACCGCGAGGGAAATGATGGTGATGGGTCGACATGCTCCCCTGCTCCTGCTGGTGGCTACTCTGTCGTGCGCGACAGCCGGCAACGCAGATGCCGCCGGCGGACGAAACGGCGCCCCTGTACCGACCCAGCAGAATCCCGTGTTCTCGGATCCGCTCAATCTGCCGATCACGTCGTCACGGCCGCTGATCCAGCCCTACAGTCCTTCCTATCCGTCGTACCAGATCAGACCGACACAGCCGCGCTATCCGAGCCGGCAGCAGTCGCGCTAGGATCGCGCCCCTGCCCGGCGAGACGGCATTCCCGCGCGCTTGAAAGCCGCGATGGTCTCTGATTTGCATTGCAGGCCATCGGAGCCCTCATGCGCTGTCTCGTCGTCGCCGACCTTCATTACGCATTGCCGCAGTTCGACTGGCTGGTGGCGGCTGCCGATCATTTCGACGCGGTGGTGTTCGCTGGCGACGCGCTCGATCTCGGATCGATCGTCGACATCCGCGCGCAGATCGTCGTCGTCAGGAAATACCTTGGGCTCCTCGCAGCCAAGACGCGCGTCATGATCTGCTCCGGCAATCACGACCTGGAGGACCGGAGCGCAGAGGGGGAGAAAATTGCGGCATGGATCGGCACCGTCCGCGCGCTCGGCATCGCGGCCGACGGCGACGACCTCATGGTCGGCGATACGCTGTTCTCGATCTGCCCGTGGTGGGACGGCCCGCGGGTTAGGGCCGCGATCGAACGTCAGCTCGAAGCTGCCGCTGCACGCAAGGCCGCGCGCTGGATCTGGGTGCATCATGCGCCACCCGCCAGCTCGCCGGTGAGTTGGGGCGGCAAGCGCTTCTTCGGCGATGCCGAGCTGGTCGGCTGGATCGAACGCCATCAGCCGGCCATGGTGATCTCCGGCCACGTCCACCAATCGCCGTTCATCACCGATGGCTCGTGGTTCGATCGGCTCGGCGCGACCTGGGTGTTCAACACCGGCCGACAGCCCGGGCGGCCGCCGACCTCGATCGTGATCGACACCGATGAGGCTCACGCGTTCTGGCTCGCTGCAGGCCAGGCGGAATGGATCGATCTCGCGTCGCCGCTGCAGCGACCGGCGCAGCCGGTGACCGAGCCGCCGGACTGGCTCAGAGCCGTGGGTCGGATTCCAGATCCGTTCCTGGCGAGACCTGCTGCGGCGGCAGGTTGATCATGCTCTGCAGCACGTCGCCGACCATCGCCAGATGCGCGCCGTGGCCGGCATATTGCCGCTTCAGGTCGGCGAGATAGGTGTTGGCGACGTTGAGGCGCTGCGCCAGCATGCGCGCGATCGACAGCGTCGCCTCGGGATTTTCAGCCAGAAAGCGCCGCGCGTCGCGGATCTCGCAGATCCGGCAGTCCGTCACTGCGCGCACGGTCGCCGTGTGCGGCTGCTCCAGCAGCAGCGACATCTCGCCGAACATCGCACCCGGCTCGGACACGAGCGCGACCGTCGCGCCAGCCTTGATCACCTCGAGCCGCCCGTCGAGCAGGACGTAGAGATGCCCGGTGCTGTGGCCCTCCTCCAGCAGATCAACGCCTGCAGCAATGGTCCGCTCTTGTCCGCCGGTGCAGTGACGCAGGAAGTCGGTCATCGGTCGTCCGCGATGTTCACCACGCGCGAGCCTAGCGGAAGGAACAGCCGATCGCCACGCGAAATCGTCCAGACGCTTCGCACCGGCTGCCGAAAAAGGATTTTAAACCTTGTCCGAATGAGGCCACCCGGCGCGCCTACGCGTCTATACGAGGCTGCGCTACACGCTCACACAACCTGAGACCGAGCTTGGGATTGCGGGGATAGGTCGTCATGCAAAAATGGCTGGTGGAGCTGATCGTCTCCTGGCTTCCATTCATCATCCTGATCGGGGTGGGGGTTTCGCTCGGCCGTCGAGGCTCGCTCGGTCCCCGCACAAACGTGGTTCAGCTGTACGAGCAGCAGATCGATGAAACCAAACGCACGAACGTGCTTCTGGAAAGGATCGCCATCAGCCTGGAAAATCGACGCACGCCGCAATAGCAGCGCGACCATTTCGAGGGTGCGTCCCGGTGGATGCGAATGGTAGGCGGTGAGAGATTCGAACTCCCGACCCTCTCGGTGTAAACGAGATGCTCTAACCAGCTGAGCTAACCGCCCGCCTATGCGCGAGGCTTCTTTACCTCCTGCCCGGCTCCGGATCAATCACCCGGACGTCCGGGCAGACGCGTTATCTGGTCGAGCCAGCCGACAGCGGAGCCGCACCAGATCTGCCGGCGTGGCGGCAGCCGATCGCGCTGACGGATGCTGCCCCAGCGAATGCCCCAATCGCCACCATCCCCCTCACCGCTGGAAAACAGCGGTGTCCCGCAGTCGCTACAGAAATGCTGGTGGCGTGGCCGGCCGTTGTCGCCGAGCTTGGTATAGCGCCTGGGTGAGCCGGCTGTCAGCCGCACATCGTCCGCAGTGCAGATCACGGTCACCCGGAACGGAGAGCCGGTCAGCGTCTGGCAATCGGTGCAGTGGCAGATCGAAACCCGTTCGGGATCGACCTCCGCCTGATAGGTGATACGGCCGCAGTGGCAGCTGCCATCAATCTGCATCGCCCTCTCCCTCAAACGAAAACGGCGCCCGAAGGCGCCGTTCCGCAAAGTCTTTCCGGTCTAGTGGGCGGTCAGGCCGCCGGCGGCTTCGTCGCCGTCGGCCGCCTTGACCGGGACCTTGGTGTCCTCTTCCCAGACGATCGGCACCGGCTTGCGGACCAGGGCCCGGGCGACGACGTCGTCGAGACGGGACACCGGGATGATGTCCATGCCGCCCTTGATCGCATCGGAGATCTCCGTGAGATCCTTGGCGTTGTCCTCCGGGATCAGCACCGTCTTGATGCCGCCACGGGCCGCAGCCAACAGCTTCTCCTTCAGACCACCAATCGGCAGCACACGACCACGCAAGGTGATCTCGCCGGTCATCGCGACGTCGTGACGGACCGGAATACCCGTCATGACCGAGATGATCGCAGTCGCCATCGCAACACCCGCGGACGGACCGTCCTTCGGGGTCGCCCCCTCCGGCACGTGGACGTGGATGTCGCGGCGGTCGAACATCGGCGGCTCGATGCCGTAGATGATCGCCCGCGAGCGGACGTAAGACGCCGCAGCCGAGATCGACTCCTTCATGACGTCGCGCAGATTGCCCGTCACCGTCATCTTGCCCTTGCCGGGCATCATGACGCCTTCGATGGTCAACAGCTCGCCGCCAACATCGGTCCACGCCAGACCCGTGACGATACCGACCTGATCGTCCTGCTCGATCTCACCGAAGCGATACTTCGGAACACCCAAGAATTCCTCGACGGCCTTCTCGGTGACCTTCACCGACTTCTTCTTGGACATCATGAGCTCCTTCACGGCCTTGCGGGCCAGTGTCGAAATCTCACGCTCCAGGTTGCGCACGCCCGCTTCGCGGGTGTAGCGCCGGATCACGAGCAGCAACGCATCGTCGTCGATCGACCACTCCTTCGAATCCAGACCGTGCTTCGACAGCGCGGACGGAATCAGGTGCTTGCGGGCGATCTCGAGCTTTTCGTTCTCGGTGTAGCCCGCGATGCGGATGATCTCCATGCGGTCCATCAGCGGTCCGGGAATATTCAGCGTAT encodes:
- a CDS encoding metallophosphoesterase family protein; this encodes MRCLVVADLHYALPQFDWLVAAADHFDAVVFAGDALDLGSIVDIRAQIVVVRKYLGLLAAKTRVMICSGNHDLEDRSAEGEKIAAWIGTVRALGIAADGDDLMVGDTLFSICPWWDGPRVRAAIERQLEAAAARKAARWIWVHHAPPASSPVSWGGKRFFGDAELVGWIERHQPAMVISGHVHQSPFITDGSWFDRLGATWVFNTGRQPGRPPTSIVIDTDEAHAFWLAAGQAEWIDLASPLQRPAQPVTEPPDWLRAVGRIPDPFLARPAAAAG
- a CDS encoding Crp/Fnr family transcriptional regulator, with amino-acid sequence MTDFLRHCTGGQERTIAAGVDLLEEGHSTGHLYVLLDGRLEVIKAGATVALVSEPGAMFGEMSLLLEQPHTATVRAVTDCRICEIRDARRFLAENPEATLSIARMLAQRLNVANTYLADLKRQYAGHGAHLAMVGDVLQSMINLPPQQVSPGTDLESDPRL
- a CDS encoding GFA family protein, with the protein product MQIDGSCHCGRITYQAEVDPERVSICHCTDCQTLTGSPFRVTVICTADDVRLTAGSPRRYTKLGDNGRPRHQHFCSDCGTPLFSSGEGDGGDWGIRWGSIRQRDRLPPRRQIWCGSAVGWLDQITRLPGRPGD